Proteins encoded in a region of the Trypanosoma brucei gambiense DAL972 chromosome 11, complete sequence genome:
- a CDS encoding NADH-cytochrome b5 reductase-like protein,putative, whose protein sequence is MDPSSGNGGGTSSSGFSTFSDSKYHEARRRKRQQLQQPQRWSYTLQDIPGTIRKAFNDVNTGYAARVAAFFGVTTGVSFSLYKFFFVRLQNDRPLAKRSRFAPHVPVTLLDKERIKGTDMFLFRFALPNSYDYCGYEPISSVQVTTGTVRSMTPVTRWFTPTSHPQQRGIIEFAVKERDPGRMAARLRSLQRGEQVYLGRWMREFPYQNNTYGELGLICTTSGASIALQLMNVMDKDKQDNTQLKFLYCHHTAKDIPFRSTFEAYAKRNPGRISVKYDVMSLGRPAADDGLHLGENVFLGHIDPTIVRKTLPPPVVTNGETGEPVRPKILICGPQRMLLPLCGRVNMLGNYTYWQGPFYKYCGFLKDMGYLRNQVYKFGVSTHLTAYQ, encoded by the coding sequence ATGGATCCCAGCAGTGGTAACGGGGGCGGTACTTCCTCATCTGGCTTTTCTACGTTTAGTGATAGCAAATACCATGAAGCCCGCAGGCGGAAACGTCAGCAGCTCCAACAACCGCAGCGGTGGTCCTACACGCTCCAGGACATACCGGGAACTATCCGCAAAGCATTCAACGATGTGAATACGGGCTATGCCGCTCGTGTCGCTGCGTTTTTCGGTGTCACAACTGGGGTGTCATTTTCGTTGTAcaagtttttctttgtccgGCTGCAGAATGACCGACCACTAGCAAAGCGATCGCGTTTTGCTCCGCACGTACCCGTTACTCTGCTTGACAAAGAGCGAATCAAAGGGACAgacatgtttcttttccgttttgCCCTTCCCAACAGTTACGACTACTGCGGTTACGAGCCAATTAGCTCTGTTCAAGTCACTACCGGCACTGTGCGGTCCATGACTCCTGTCACCCGTTGGTTCACACCAACAAGTCATCCCCAGCAGCGGGGTATTATCGAATTTGCCGTAAAGGAGCGCGATCCAGGGCGTATGGCCGCCCGGCTGCGCTCACTTCAGCGGGGTGAACAGGTGTACCTTGGTCGGTGGATGCGGGAGTTTCCCTACCAAAACAATACCTACGGAGAGTTGGGGCTTATTTGCACCACTTCTGGAGCTTCCATTGCGTTGCAGCTGATGAATGTGATGGATAAGGATAAGCAAGATAACACGCAACTTAAGTTTCTGTATTGCCACCACACAGCAAAGGACATCCCATTTCGTAGTACATTTGAAGCGTATGCCAAGCGCAACCCGGGAAGGATTTCGGTGAAGTACGATGTGATGTCGTTAGGGCGGCCGGCAGCTGATGATGGATTACATCTCGGGGAAAACGTTTTCCTTGGCCACATTGACCCAACCATTGTGAGAAAAACACTTCCACCACCAGTTGTCACGAACGGAGAAACTGGTGAGCCTGTACGTCCCAAGATTTTAATATGTGGCCCCCAACGAATGTTATTGCCTCTCTGCGGCCGCGTCAACATGTTGGGCAACTACACATATTGGCAGGGGCCGTTTTACAAGTATTGTGGCTTTCTTAAAGATATGGGATACTTGCGTAATCAGGTCTACAAGTTCGGTGTATCGACACATTTAACGGCCTACCAATGA